The DNA region GCACAATATGCGCACGCTTGATGCCGTAACCCCCGAAAAACGCCGTCGCATCGCCCGGGAAACGCTTGAGATCTATACCCCGATTGCGCATCGCCTGGGCCTGAACGCCTTGTTCCGCGAGCTGCAAGACCTGTGCTTTCAGGCTATCCATCCAAATCGCTATCAAGTGTTGCATAAAGCGATGATGGCAGCCCGGGGCAACCGACGTGAAGTGCTCAGCAAGATCACCGATGCCGTCCAGGTGGCCTTGCCGGCAGCCGGCATCGAAGCTGAGGTCAGCGGACGCGAAAAATCGCTATACAGCATCTATACCAAGATGGCCGAGCAAAAGAAATCGTTCTCGGACGTCCTGGACATCTACGGCTTTCGCGTCATTGTGCATACGCTGCCCGAATGCTATTTGGCCCTGGGCACCTTGCATCAGTTATACCGGCCCGTGCCGGGCAAGTTCAAAGATTACATCGCCATTCCCAAGCTGAACGGCTATCAGTCGCTGCACACCACACTGGTCGGGCCTTACGGGACGCCGGTCGAATTTCAGTTCCGCACGCGCGACATGGATCACATCGCCGAAGAAGGCGTGGCCTCGCACTGGCTGTACAAAGAAGACAACGTCACGCTGAACGACCTGCAGAAGCGCACCCACCAGTGGCTGCAATCCTTGCTGGACATCCAAAGCCAAACGGGCGATTCGGGCGAGTTCCTCGAGCACGTCAAGGTAGACCTCTTTCCCGATGCGGTCTATGTGTTTACGCCCCAAGGCAAAATCATTTCCTTGCCGCGCGGTGCAACGCCGGTGGACTTCGCCTATACCATCCACACCGACATCGGCAACCAGGCGGTGGCGTCCAAAATCAACGGCGAGTTCGCCCCGTTGCGCACCGAGCTGAAAAGCGGCGACTCTATCGAGATCATTACCTCTCCGGCTTCGCGGCCCAGCGCGCAATGGCTCAATTACGTGCGTACCGGTCGGGCACGCTCCGAGATTCGCCATTACCTGCGCACTGTCAAATACGAAGAGTCCGTCGCCTTCGGGCAGCGCCTGCTGAACCAGGCCTTCGACCAACTGCACCTGCCGCATCCCGCCGAAGACGACCCCGAATGGGAAAAACTCGCCAAGAGCTCCGGCGCGGCCTCGCGCGAAGAAATCCTGGCCGACATCGGACTGGGCAAACGTCTGGCGGCTGTCGTCGCGCGCCGCTTTGCCCCGGAAAACGCCCTGTTGGCCACTACCGCCGCCGCGGTCGACGAATTCACTTCCAGCGTCAACGCTCCCATACTGATACACGGCAACGAAGGACAGGCGGTGCAACTGGCACCCTGCTGCGGTCCCTTGCCCGGCGACGCCATCATCGGCGGCATTCGCCTGGGCCACGGCCTGGTGGTGCACATGGACGAATGCGCCGTGGCCCAACGCCAGCGGGCACGCGAGCCCGAGCGCTGGATACCGGTCATGTGGGACACCAACACCGCGCGCCACCTGTCCACCCGTCTGGACGTCACGGTCGTTAACGAACGCGGCGTGCTGGGCAGGCTGGCGGCCGAAGTCACAGAAGCCGACTCCAACATCATGCACCTGACCATGCAAGACGATGCGGCTGCAACCGGCGTACTGCACATTACGGTGCAGGTCGACAGCCGCAAGCATCTGGCGCAGGTCATACGCGCCATGCGGCATGTACCTCAGGTACAGAAAATCGTCCGCGTCAAGGGCTGACAGCCATCAGCACCCACACCGCTGCGCCATAAGCCAGCACGCCGGCCAAGGTGGCCCACGCGATCGAACCCAGCACGCGCTTCCCTGCCGCCACACCCAGCAAGCCGACAAGCAGCGGCACGATGCTGTGCGGCGACGGATCCGGTGCGACCATGCTCCAGAACGAGGCCACCAGCAAGGCGACGATGGCCGCAGGCCCGACCGCATCCAGCGCCCTGCGCAGGGTACCGTGGCCTCGGGCCTTATGTGCCGCCCTGTCTTGCCAGAGCATGGGCAGGTAGCGAATCAGGAACGTCCCGGCCGCGCTGAGCGCAATTATCCACACTAGCGTGGTGGTGCTCATTTGCGCACCGCCCATAAGGCACCCGCCAACATCCCCGTGATGATGGCGGCGTACGCTGGAAGGAGCAGCAGTGTAAGCAGCGCGGCTATCGCCGCGGCAGCCAGCACGCCGCGCGACACCAGGTGACGAATCTCGAGCAACAAGGCGAAGAACAAGGCGGGAAGAACAAAGCCCAAGGTTTGGGCAAGCACCTCGGACTCTTGTATCCAGCCCTGCCCGAACCAGGCCCCTATCGCCGTGCCGCCTACCCAGGAGCTGTAAGCGCCCAGTTGCAGCCCCACATACCAGCGTTCGCGCTCATTCTCCGGCTGTTGTTCCAGTTTGCTGATGGAGGTGGCGAACACTTCGTCGGTCAATCCGGCTGCCAATACAAAGGCCGGCATGCGGCGGGTGCGCTGGCCCATCCGGGCCAGTAGTGCGGGACCGTAAAAAAGGTGGCGTAAATTCATCAGCAACAATATGCCAACCACGCCTATGGGCGAGGTGCCCGCCGCGACCAGCGTCACCAGTATGAATTGGCTGGCCCCGGCGTAAATGAAGACTGATGCCATGACCGCCATCAGCGGCGTGAAGTCGGCATGGACGGCGGCCAGCCCAAAAGAGATGGCCACCGGCACATAACCCACCGCGATCGACAGGCTGTCGGCCAGGCCCCGTGCCACAGGAGTACGCATGGCGGCCCGCTATGGCTCGAAGGCGTGGATGAAAATCGCCGGGTCGACGCGTGCGTTGTTCAGGCTGACGTTCCAGTGCAAATGCGGCCCGGTGGCACGCCCGGTGGCGCCCACTTTGCCGATCACCTGGCCACGACTGACTTGCTGGCCCTCTTGCACATTGAACTCGGACAGATGGCAGTACATGGTGACCAGGCCCTGCCCATGATCTATGAATATCGTCTTGCCATTGAAGAAATAGTCGGCCACGATGGTCACGATGCCATCGGAGGGCGCCTTGATCGGTGTGCCGGCCGGCACGGCGAAGTCCAGGCCCGAATGCGGGTTGCGTTCTTCGCCGTTGAAGAAGCGCCGCAGACCAAAGCGACTGGACAAACGGCCTTCCACCGGCTTGTCCAGCACAACGGTCGTCGGCCCCTCTTCGCGGAAGCGGCTATATGCAGCGATCTGCGCCTTGTATTCGCGCTCAAATCGCTGCAGTTGTTTGGGATCCGGGTCTACATGGCGCTGGTTCTTCAGCTTGATGTGCTGCGATTCGTAATTTTTGGTGCCGACCTGGAAAGCCAGCTTCGCTGGGCCGTCTGGGCCTTGTACGCGCAGGTGTTGGGTTCCTGCAGGGGTCTTCAGATCTATGCCCACGACAGCCACCCATTGGCCATCGCTATCTTTCACGACCATGGCCCTGTCGGCCCCGAAATAGGCCTGCGGCGGCACGGCGGCGTTGCCCAGTGCGATCACTGCGACCCCGCCCGGAACGGGCTTGTGCAAGGCCCGCGCCATGTAGCCCTGGGCTGCGGCGATGGCCAGAGAAGGTAAGAAAACTGCCAGAGTCACTATGGCGCGCAAGATCGTCACACTTACTATCCTTGATGTCTAAGGGAAGGATTAAAGCGCAGATTGTCAGCTGGGCGCAAACCCGCGGCGGCCAACACTAGGAATAACCCCTAAATTGCCGACAGGCCAGCGGCGCTCCAGCATTCGCACACTACAATCTAGCCGCTCAACACCACCCACCTACCAAGGATGGGGTCTGGCAAGACCTGGCCCCATCGATTAAAAGGGATGTCTCCGATGAAAAAGACGCCAGCCTTGCTTGCCGCGATAAGCGCCGCAGCCTTTGCCGTGAACGCACACGCCGTTACCAAGTGGGATCTTCCCAGCGCCTATCCGGCCTCCAACCTGCACACCCAAACGCTTGAACAGTTCGTCAAGGACGTCAAGACGCTGTCGGGTGGCGAGCTCGACATTACCCTGCACAGCAATGCCTCGCTGTACAAGGCGCCCGAGATCAAACGCGCCGTCCAGGGTAATCAGGCGCAAATCGGCGAAATCCTGTTGACCAACTATGCCAATGAAGACCCGATCTATGCGCTGGATGGCCTGCCCTTCCTGGCAACCGGCTACGAGGCCTCCTGGAAGCTTTATCAAGCCCAGAAAGAGCTGCTGAACAAGAAACTCGAAGCGCAAGGCATGACGCTGCTGTATACCGTTGCCTGGCCGCCTCAAGGTATTTTTGCCAACAAGGACATCAAGACAGTCGACGACCTCAAGGGCGTCAAATGGCGCGCCTATAGCCCGGTTACCGCCCGCATCGCTGAACTGGTCGGCGCACAGCCCGTTACCATCCAGCAATCCGAACTGGCACAAGCCATGGCCACCGGCGTCGTCGATGCTTTCATGACCTCGGGCTCCACGGGTTGGGACACCAAGACCTACGAGTACATCAAGAAGTTCTACGATACGCAGGCCTGGCTGCCCAAGAACGCCGTCATCATGAACAAGAAGGCTTTTGACAGCCTGGACGAGAAAAGCAAGAAAGCGGTGTTGCAGGCCGGCGCGGATGCTGAGAAACGCGGCTGGGCGCTGTCCGAAGAAAAGACTCAGTGGTATCTGGACAACCTGGCCAAGAACGGTATGGAAATCGTCAAGCCCAGCGCCGAGCTCATGAGCGGTCTGGACAAGGTGGGCGACACCATGCTGACCGAATGGATAGAGCGTTCGGGATCCGACGGTAAGCAAGTCATTGACGCTTACCGAGCCGCCAAGTAAGCATGCGGCGATTTCTTGATAAGCTGTATTTGGTATCCGGCGGCCTGGCCGCCGTTTTCACTGTAGGTGTGCTGATAGCGGTAACGATGTCTATCGTCACGCGTCAGTTGGGCGTGCATATCGGCGGTCTGGACGCCTATGCGGGTTACTCCATGGCTGCGGCCGGCTTCCTGGCGCTGGCGCACACCTTCAAGAGCAGCGAACACATACGCGTCAGCCTGGTGCTTGCCGCCCTGCCCGACAAGGGCCGCATGCGGCTGGACATCTTCGCCTTGCTGGTGGGCTGCCTGATCACGGCTACGTTGTGCTGGTTCAGCATAAAACTGGCAATGGACTCTTACACTTACAACGACGTTTCCACCGGCAACGACGCCACGCCGTTGTGGATACCGCAAATTGCCATGGCGGTGGGTACGGTTATTTTCTTTATCGCGGTGGTGGACGAAACGATACGACGCATCAAAGGGATACCAGAAGCCGGACACGGCGAAGAAGCACGCTATGAATGAAGCACTGGTTATCACGCTGTTGATCGTTTCAATTTTCGGTTTCCTGGCGTCGGGGGTATGGGTGGGCCTGACGCTGGCCGGTACGGCATGGCTGGGCATGGAGCTGTTTTCCAGCCGCCCAGCCGGCGACGCCATGGCCATCACCATATGGGGCGCCTCGTCCAGTTGGACGCTTACCGCGCTGCCCTTGTTCCTATGGATGGGGGAGATTCTATTTCGATCGCGGCTGTCGCAGGATCTGTTCCGGGGACTTGCTCCGTGGCTTAACTGGCTTCCGGGCCGCTTACTGCACACCAACGTGGTGGGCTGCGCCATCTTTGCCGCCGTGTCGGGGTCGTCTGCGGCGACCTGCGCGACCATAGGCAAGATGACCATTCCTGAATTAACGCGTCGCGGCTATCCGGAAGACAAAATCATCGGCACGCTGGCCGGCGCAGGCACCCTGGGCCTGCTGATTCCGCCGTCCATCATCATGATCGTGTACGGGGTGGCCGCCAACGTATCCATCTCGAAGCTGTTCATCGCCGGAATTTTTCCGGGCATGTTGCTGGCCGGTTTGTTCATGGGTTATATCGCGATTTGGGCAATGATGAATCCTCATCAGGTCCCCAAGGCGGACGATCGCATGAGCTTCGCCCAGAAGATCCATCAATCGCGCCACTTGATCCCCGTCGTGGTGCTGATCGCCGTGGTGCTGGGAACCATCTATACCGGCTTTGCTACCGCTACAGAGGCCGCCGCAGTGGGCGTTATCGGTGCGCTGATCCTGTCCGTGATGCAAGGATCTCTTAGCTGGGCGGTCTTCAAAGAATCGCTGATGGGAGCAACGCGGCTCTATTGCATGATTGCCCTGATTCTGGCTGGCGCGCAGTTCCTGACCTTATCCATGGGCTATATCGGTTTGCCCCGCGCACTGGCCGAATGGATAGTGTCCATGGAGCTGTCACAGCTTTCGCTCATCCTGGCGCTGATGGTTTTCTTCGTCATCCTGGGCTGCTTCCTGGACGGGATCTCCATCGTCGTGCTGACCATGGGGGTGCTGTTGCCCACCGTCGAAGCGGCCGGCATCGACTTGATCTGGTTTGGCATTTTCCTGGTGTTCGTCATCGAGATGGCGCAAATCACCCCGCCCATTGGCTTCAATCTTTTCGTGTTGGCGGGCATGACCCGGAAAGAACTCCCTTATCTGGCCAAGGTGTCGTTGCCGATGTTCCTGCTGATGATCGCGGGCGTCATGATCATCTATATGGCACCCGAGATCGCCACCTGGCTGCCAAGCAATATGAAGATGTAAACGGATGGGATCATCAACGATGGGGTCAGGTCTCGCAAGATCTGGCCCCATTTACATTGCGCGCCCTGCCTGCAGGCGAATCTCGTGCTGGCACAGGGCCGCCAGTTGCGGGTCGTGGGTGACCAGCACCAGCGTCGTTTGATGCTCGCGATGCAGTTCGAACATCAGCTCTATGATCTTTTGGCCGTTGCCCGTGTCCAGACTGCCGGTGGGCTCGTCGGCAAACAACACACTGGGGCGAACCACGAAGGCACGTGCCAGCGAGACGCGTTGCTGCTCGCCGCCCGACAGCGTCTTGGGGTAGTGGTGCAGACGGTCCTGCAGGCCCACCCGAACCAACATGTCGGTGGCAAGATCCCGGGCCTGTCGTCCCGATAACTCCAGTGGCAGCATGACGTTCTCGAGCGCCGTCAGGTTGGGCAGCAGTTGGAAGGACTGAAATACGAAACCAACATGGGCGGAGCGGATAGCCGCCCTGGCCTCTTCGTCCAACGAGAACAAGTCGTGCCCGAATAGATGCACACTGCCCGAACTGGGCACATCCAGGCCGGCCATCAGCCCCAGCAGTGTCGATTTGCCGGAACCGGAACTGCCGGTGATGGCGACGGCCTGGCCTGTAGCAACCGTGAAACTGACATTGTCTAAAATGGTCAGAACACCGGAGGAGTCGACCGCCCTCTGGCAAAGCTCTCTAACCTCAATCGATTGGGTATTATTCATGCGCATACACTGGCGTTCTCTTATTATGGCGGTTTTGTGCTGGGTGTCGCTGGGAACAGCATGGGCTGCCTCGGCCGACGCGAAGAACAATGCTGGGCATACGATACTGGTTGTTGGTGATAGCCTGTCGGCAGAATACGGGATAGCGCGCGGGTCCGGCTGGGTCGCCCTGACGGCACAGCGCCTGAAGTCGGACCACCAAGATTACCAGATACGCAATGCCAGCATCAGTGGGGACACGACCAGCGGCGGTCTCGCACGGCTACCGGTTGCCTTGCAAACGCATATGCCGGCCATCGTGATCATCGAATTGGGCAGCAACGATGCCTTGCGGGGTCTATCTCTGGACATGACAGAACAAAACCTTGAAACGATGATTACGCTGTCGCAGCAAGGCGGAGCAAAGGTCTTGCTGGTCGGCATGCAGATCCCGCCCAACTATGGCAAGCAGTACGCCGACCGCTTTCGAGACATGTACGTGGCCCTGGCTCAGCGCACGGGTGTGGCGCTCGTGCCGTTTCTGCTTGAGGGCATGGCCACCGACCCCGCCATGTTCCTGTCGGACGGCATCCATCCCAATGAAGATGCCCAGGCGCTGCTTGCAAAGAATGTATGGCAGCACCTGGCCCCGCTACTGTAGCCGTTTAACTTTCGTCGGCTGCACCCGAAAGTGCATCCTGCGCTTCGGGCAGCAATTGCACCTTGGCCTGCTCGCGCATGGCATCCAGCACGGCTGATTCTTCCGCCCTGCCCCAGGCCTGGTTCAGCTCAGCGCCCAGGCTAGCGAGCATGGGGTTGTCGCCGCCGCCTGCTTCGGCGCCTTCGACACGAATCAGGACATAGCCGCGCGGGCCTTCTATGCCGGCGTACTGCGGCAAGGCATCGGTAGGCACGTCGAATGCCGCATCCGACACCGCTTTGGCGATGCCTTGCGGATCGATGCGGCTGATCGTCAGCGCCGAGCCGAATTCTTCAGGGACGTTGGCCGGATCGGCTTTCAGCGTGGCGAGCATTTCCTGTCCCGCTTTCTCTGCCGCCTCGAGGGCGCGCTGAGCGGT from Pollutimonas thiosulfatoxidans includes:
- a CDS encoding ABC transporter ATP-binding protein — translated: MNNTQSIEVRELCQRAVDSSGVLTILDNVSFTVATGQAVAITGSSGSGKSTLLGLMAGLDVPSSGSVHLFGHDLFSLDEEARAAIRSAHVGFVFQSFQLLPNLTALENVMLPLELSGRQARDLATDMLVRVGLQDRLHHYPKTLSGGEQQRVSLARAFVVRPSVLFADEPTGSLDTGNGQKIIELMFELHREHQTTLVLVTHDPQLAALCQHEIRLQAGRAM
- a CDS encoding peptidoglycan DD-metalloendopeptidase family protein, whose amino-acid sequence is MARALHKPVPGGVAVIALGNAAVPPQAYFGADRAMVVKDSDGQWVAVVGIDLKTPAGTQHLRVQGPDGPAKLAFQVGTKNYESQHIKLKNQRHVDPDPKQLQRFEREYKAQIAAYSRFREEGPTTVVLDKPVEGRLSSRFGLRRFFNGEERNPHSGLDFAVPAGTPIKAPSDGIVTIVADYFFNGKTIFIDHGQGLVTMYCHLSEFNVQEGQQVSRGQVIGKVGATGRATGPHLHWNVSLNNARVDPAIFIHAFEP
- a CDS encoding AzlD domain-containing protein, with product MSTTTLVWIIALSAAGTFLIRYLPMLWQDRAAHKARGHGTLRRALDAVGPAAIVALLVASFWSMVAPDPSPHSIVPLLVGLLGVAAGKRVLGSIAWATLAGVLAYGAAVWVLMAVSP
- a CDS encoding AzlC family ABC transporter permease; amino-acid sequence: MRTPVARGLADSLSIAVGYVPVAISFGLAAVHADFTPLMAVMASVFIYAGASQFILVTLVAAGTSPIGVVGILLLMNLRHLFYGPALLARMGQRTRRMPAFVLAAGLTDEVFATSISKLEQQPENERERWYVGLQLGAYSSWVGGTAIGAWFGQGWIQESEVLAQTLGFVLPALFFALLLEIRHLVSRGVLAAAAIAALLTLLLLPAYAAIITGMLAGALWAVRK
- a CDS encoding TRAP transporter substrate-binding protein — encoded protein: MKKTPALLAAISAAAFAVNAHAVTKWDLPSAYPASNLHTQTLEQFVKDVKTLSGGELDITLHSNASLYKAPEIKRAVQGNQAQIGEILLTNYANEDPIYALDGLPFLATGYEASWKLYQAQKELLNKKLEAQGMTLLYTVAWPPQGIFANKDIKTVDDLKGVKWRAYSPVTARIAELVGAQPVTIQQSELAQAMATGVVDAFMTSGSTGWDTKTYEYIKKFYDTQAWLPKNAVIMNKKAFDSLDEKSKKAVLQAGADAEKRGWALSEEKTQWYLDNLAKNGMEIVKPSAELMSGLDKVGDTMLTEWIERSGSDGKQVIDAYRAAK
- a CDS encoding arylesterase translates to MRIHWRSLIMAVLCWVSLGTAWAASADAKNNAGHTILVVGDSLSAEYGIARGSGWVALTAQRLKSDHQDYQIRNASISGDTTSGGLARLPVALQTHMPAIVIIELGSNDALRGLSLDMTEQNLETMITLSQQGGAKVLLVGMQIPPNYGKQYADRFRDMYVALAQRTGVALVPFLLEGMATDPAMFLSDGIHPNEDAQALLAKNVWQHLAPLL
- a CDS encoding TRAP transporter large permease; this encodes MNEALVITLLIVSIFGFLASGVWVGLTLAGTAWLGMELFSSRPAGDAMAITIWGASSSWTLTALPLFLWMGEILFRSRLSQDLFRGLAPWLNWLPGRLLHTNVVGCAIFAAVSGSSAATCATIGKMTIPELTRRGYPEDKIIGTLAGAGTLGLLIPPSIIMIVYGVAANVSISKLFIAGIFPGMLLAGLFMGYIAIWAMMNPHQVPKADDRMSFAQKIHQSRHLIPVVVLIAVVLGTIYTGFATATEAAAVGVIGALILSVMQGSLSWAVFKESLMGATRLYCMIALILAGAQFLTLSMGYIGLPRALAEWIVSMELSQLSLILALMVFFVILGCFLDGISIVVLTMGVLLPTVEAAGIDLIWFGIFLVFVIEMAQITPPIGFNLFVLAGMTRKELPYLAKVSLPMFLLMIAGVMIIYMAPEIATWLPSNMKM
- a CDS encoding TRAP transporter small permease, yielding MRRFLDKLYLVSGGLAAVFTVGVLIAVTMSIVTRQLGVHIGGLDAYAGYSMAAAGFLALAHTFKSSEHIRVSLVLAALPDKGRMRLDIFALLVGCLITATLCWFSIKLAMDSYTYNDVSTGNDATPLWIPQIAMAVGTVIFFIAVVDETIRRIKGIPEAGHGEEARYE
- a CDS encoding RelA/SpoT family protein codes for the protein MAFSGLRGASSGLLAVLKKGPRLRRNKNAKPAAPRPGTPENSGPNTIASLAPLTKIISHYLSPKDVERVKEAYRFSDQAHLGQFRASGEPYISHPITVTEICAGWKLDADSLMAALLHDVIEDQGVTKQELAEKFGPDVAEIVDGLSKLDRLEFATKAEQQAESFRKMLLAMARDVRVILIKLADRLHNMRTLDAVTPEKRRRIARETLEIYTPIAHRLGLNALFRELQDLCFQAIHPNRYQVLHKAMMAARGNRREVLSKITDAVQVALPAAGIEAEVSGREKSLYSIYTKMAEQKKSFSDVLDIYGFRVIVHTLPECYLALGTLHQLYRPVPGKFKDYIAIPKLNGYQSLHTTLVGPYGTPVEFQFRTRDMDHIAEEGVASHWLYKEDNVTLNDLQKRTHQWLQSLLDIQSQTGDSGEFLEHVKVDLFPDAVYVFTPQGKIISLPRGATPVDFAYTIHTDIGNQAVASKINGEFAPLRTELKSGDSIEIITSPASRPSAQWLNYVRTGRARSEIRHYLRTVKYEESVAFGQRLLNQAFDQLHLPHPAEDDPEWEKLAKSSGAASREEILADIGLGKRLAAVVARRFAPENALLATTAAAVDEFTSSVNAPILIHGNEGQAVQLAPCCGPLPGDAIIGGIRLGHGLVVHMDECAVAQRQRAREPERWIPVMWDTNTARHLSTRLDVTVVNERGVLGRLAAEVTEADSNIMHLTMQDDAAATGVLHITVQVDSRKHLAQVIRAMRHVPQVQKIVRVKG